The Salicibibacter halophilus DNA window GCCAACACCTTGATCCTGGACGAACCAACGAATTATTTGGACATTGATGCTTTGGAAGCGCTCGAATCTTTGCTTACTGAGTATTCAGGCACTGTCATTTTCGTATCACACGATCGAAGATTCTTGCAGAAAGTGGCGACGAAAATTTTCGCTATACGTGATAAGAATATCGATTCATTTGACGGCTCCTATGAAGCTTATATGAGATCGACACTGCAGAAAAAATACGAACCCCTGCAAGATGAATTGCTGAAAGTAGACACAAAGATTACTGACGTATTAAGCCGTCTCAGCATCACGCCATCGGAGGATCTGGAACAAGAATTTCAGCGCTTGCTGCGTCAGAAAGAAGATATAAAGCAACAATTAAACGATTAAAAAAACTCCGCCAATTGCACCCTGCAAATCTGAACAGATTTTATCGGATCTTGCAATGGTTATCTTGTTATTCTTAATGGGGAAGGGAGGTCATTCTATTGGATTTGCTTGAAAAGATGAATGCAGCGGTAACCTATATCGAGGATAATTTGGATGATGAGATCAATTATGCAGAGGTTGCAAAGATCGCGTGCTTTTCTGAACACCATTTTAAACGAATGTTTTCGTTTATTGCTGGTATATCTTTAACGGAATATGTCCGTAGAAGGCGTTTAACCTTGGCTGCTTTTGATTTAAAAGAAAGGGATGTAAGAGTGCTTGATGTAGCGGTGAAGTATGGCTATCATTCAGCGGATTCTTTTTCAAGGGCGTTTCAAGCGTTGCACAATGTAACCCCAAGTTCAGCCAGAAATTCTAACGTTCCATTAAAAGCTTATCCTCGGATGACCTTCCAAATTGCGATTAAGGGTGATGTAGAAATGAATTACAGGTTTGTGGAAAAAGAAGCTTTTACTATCGTGGGAAAAAAAGAAACGATAGCGTCTAATGAAACCGAATTTCATCCAGAAATGTGGGAGGATCTTGAAGCGATCGAAGAAAAAGTTAAGCCATATGATAATACCTCATTTTCGGGGATCCTACATGTTTCATTGCCAAAAGAGAATGGAAACATCGATTACTATATTGCCACGGTGACGACCAAGACATGTCCCGAAGAATTCGAACAATTGGATATCCCATCTCATACGTGGGCAGTATTTACAGCAATGGGGGAAATGCCAGAGGCCTTATTAACGACATGGGAACGAGTATACACCGAATGGTTCCCGACATCCGGATATGAATTAGCTGAAGCCCCTGAATTTGTGAAAGGAAGGGAATCGAAAACAGAGATTTGGGTCCCTGTTAAGAAAAAGAGTTAGAGTCAGTCATGGATCGAGCAAAAG harbors:
- a CDS encoding AraC family transcriptional regulator — encoded protein: MDLLEKMNAAVTYIEDNLDDEINYAEVAKIACFSEHHFKRMFSFIAGISLTEYVRRRRLTLAAFDLKERDVRVLDVAVKYGYHSADSFSRAFQALHNVTPSSARNSNVPLKAYPRMTFQIAIKGDVEMNYRFVEKEAFTIVGKKETIASNETEFHPEMWEDLEAIEEKVKPYDNTSFSGILHVSLPKENGNIDYYIATVTTKTCPEEFEQLDIPSHTWAVFTAMGEMPEALLTTWERVYTEWFPTSGYELAEAPEFVKGRESKTEIWVPVKKKS